Below is a genomic region from Pan troglodytes isolate AG18354 chromosome X, NHGRI_mPanTro3-v2.0_pri, whole genome shotgun sequence.
GTAGTAATGAAGAGGCCAACAAGGAATGGGGCTCCAGTAATGTTTCCCAACTTTTTTCATGTATGGCACTTAGTACAGCATGCCAATCGTACATGGCACGCTGGGGGAAACAGCTGAGGCTGCTGGCCACCACAGGCAACTCAGGGCCAGCACTCTTGGCAGTCACAAGGGCTAAGGAGAATGACATGCCAAATACCCCTTAACTTATTTTTCAGCACATACTTAGGAAACTGTGCTTGAGCAGATGTTGGTAACTTTGACATATGACCACCTTTCAGGGGCAAGTAAGCCAATACAAGGGTTAAGAGTATACTTATAATCATTATCCCACCAACCCCTGGCATACCAGGAGTCAAAACCACATCCCATCACTAGGAAAACAGGCTGATGTCGCTTTAGAACCTCACCCTCCTTTGAGTTTAAGGGAGGTTCTTGGTTCACTGCATGAGTCTGCCTCTCTTTCCACTTCTGATGTTCCTTAGCCAGGACTCATAGGCATTATTCTACCTAAGCCTGAATCCTGGACTATGCTCAAATGGGGAAAACAATTTGCCCAGAAGCTTAAGAAACTCAAGAGCTTAAGAAACAGCATCAGTACCAGGATCACGCTCAGGACCAgggatgcaggtgctgccctggTCCTGGACTCTAGTTCTCATTACCGGGATTATCCTTCTTCCTTAGAGTGAGATCCCTGCCTCATCTTCCAAACCCAGTaacttgtttcttgttttgtttctgtgtccAAAGCTGTCTGTTTCCCAGTTCCTAAAGGCCTGGATACCTATCTTATTCTTTCCTAATCTCTAAAGGCCTAGAATGCATACTCTCGGCAGTAACTACGACACCAATCATTATATACTACTAcaatcccctgggcccacttGGTTCTCTGGATCTCATACTCTGAATTTTTTCCAAGACCTTGATGCTAATTGTTCTCCCCAGTGCTCGTGCCATCCTGTCTGGGGTGCCTGCTGTCTACATCCATGCCCTTCCTGGTCTGGCCTCTGCCTAGTCAATGGAGTCCAAAGGCTCTTTCTCCTATATAGCCTCTGCTTTAGCATGACAAAGACATGGAGTAAAACTGCAGGTCAACTGCtcactagctgtatgaccttgaacaagtcagtCTGCTTCGACTTCCTCATTTATGAAATGATAATATGAAAATTGCCCACCTTATAATGTCATtgtgaaaattaatgaaaacGTTGCATTCGTTCATTAAATAAAtggttgagtgcctactatgtgtgaggcactgtgctaaTCAGTCAATAGGAGATAGAGTGGTGCTCTCTGGTATTAATATTCTAATGGAAACTAGTAAATAATTatctataaatattagttataataatgataatgctgGTCAGGGACCATTTCGTTTTAAGTGTTTACTAGACCTTCTGCAGTCTATTTCAGCACCTGCAACAACGGTTGGCATAGCAACACTATAATCAGTCTGAACATGTTCCTAATTTAATcccttcattcaataaatgtggtggtgggggaggggggagctcCTCTGTGCAGCTACTCTGGCTGATGCTATGGAGGCATTCTTCCCAAACCTGGTTCTTCAGCaaaataatcagggaaatatacacacacacatacacatacatacacacatacacacacacacacacacacgtgtgtgtgtgtaatttatgtaatatatgtaataatataatgaaatatttaatataaggTAATTTATAATATCATATGATATATTCATCACATATTACACTTTCAGTTCTACTAAATCTGAATCACCAGGGTCAAGAATATGTGTATTTTAAGGCTCCTCAAGTGATTCTGATAACCAGCCCAGCTCAGAAACTGATGCAGTGGagaacagggagaagacagcctaAATCCCACCCTTGTTGGCATGGCCTTCTTTAGGCCCTTTGTAGAACAAATAAACTACTGCATGCATAAGtgcagaggaggaagaggcatTTTTTGTAAGGGGCACTTGAGAAAGATTGCATATTAGAGACAGGCCCCAAAAGATGACCGATCTCTTGCGTCTGAAAAGACccaaagcagcaaaagaaagcTAGGAGATACCAGACTGGGGCCCATGTTCAAAATTCTCACATTTCTTTATGAAGATAATGATGAGTTCGAGCTCCCAAGTGTCATGATGGCCCTATCTGTAACACAAACACATGCTGAGAAAAAGTCCAGGCAGAGGGCTAGGAGGCAGATCCTTTATTTGCTTGAAAATGTCAGCAGACACACTACTAGACCCAGGAACAGTCTCTTCCTTTCTCACTGTGACCACTCCTGCCTTACTTGTTTAAAATGAGGGCAAGTCCCTGATGTTCCACCTTATCAATTCTCTGACATTTCGGAGAAAGCCACTTGTCCGTCTCAAGCCCATTTTCAAAGTCCTTCAATAAGGATTCCTTTCTGCTTTCAACcaatatttatggagtaccttTTATGAAGCGGGGACAGTAGTAAGAACTGAATGAATAGGGAACAAGGAACTAACAAAAGATTGAACAAATATGTGACAGAAGTATAACTTCAAACGaacaatttttaaactatttagtATTTCTGCCTCCTTATTCTTCTATACAAATTTTGCTAGCAATTTGTCACATCTTATAAAATAACCCACTGGGACTTTAATTGGCATGTAGTGACACTATATATTAACTCAGGGAATATTGCATCTttcttatattttgtcttttcatcTGGAACAAGGCAtctctccattcatttatttaatgtcttttattCTTCCCATTAtgattgtataattttatttaaataaatctcaTGTCCCAAATTAAATTAATGCCAAAGTATTTAATGTATTCTGTCTCCATTGCAAATGAATTATCTTACTCACTATATTCTTCAATTGTTTGCAACTAAAAACATGTGTTAATTTGCTTTGAATTTCATGACATTGCTAAGCTCATTTATACCAACTAATATTTGATAGTCTTCTGTGTCCTAGACATGCACAGTCTTTCTGGAGTGTATCCCCAGTACCtatcacaatgcctggcatacgGTAGGTGCTAGACCTATTAAGAAAGGTTTGGCTTTCTTTGCTGATGGCATTACTTTTTCCTTATTAATGCCTATGGCTCAAATTTCTACTATACTGTTAAAAAATGGTAGAGACTTAGTCCTATTTTTGTCATctgtaattttttctattttcatagggactttctcttttctccatgaaATAGTGTTAGATTTTataccaaaatatatgaaaatcataCTCATTTTTGGTTTGCCAAATAAATTATCCAAGAATAGTTGTTTCATTTATTGGATGCTTTTTCaacatctatttaaaaatattattttaattacgtTTTCGTATTAATATGATtatcataatttttgttttatcatcGTATCCTGTGCTCCTAGATTAAATGCCACTtaaagataaatttgtaagtggaatgatttttctatttataattctTAATGAAGAATGAATATCCATAAATAAggttggcctataattttcttttttttttgtactttttcccAATTTGAGGATTGAAATCATGTTTCCTCAAAATGTAAATTAGGAATTGGGTAAACCAGTGTcaattcaacatttaaaaacagtTTATGAGAGAATTTTTTTATTCTGGTAGAAAGTATAGCATAGGAAAAGATTATAAACTTTGTAGCCAGAtaaatctgggttcaaatccccacTCTATCACTTATTTGCTGAGGGATTCAGGCAAGccatttaacctttctgagcctatTAGATCAGCTGTAAACTGGTTTTACTAATGGTACCCATATATAATTGTTGTATGGATTAGAAtatagaggggtgtgtgtgtgtgtgtgtgtgtgtgcaaaggaTTAAATTTACAGTAGGCAGTCAAAAATGATGAACagagctaggtgcagtggctcacatcctgtaatcccaacacttcgggaggccgagattggaggatctcttgagaccaggagttcaagaccaactggggcaatatagggagaccctgtctctactgaaaattttaaaaattagctgagcatggtggcatatgcctgtattcccagctactcaggaggctgaagtgggaggactgtttgagcccaggagatcaagactgcggtgagccataatcatgccagtgcactccagcctgggtgacagagcatgaccctgtctcaaaaaataaaaataaaaaagatcaacgTTGCTCTAAAAGTCTGAATTCTTTCTATTCATCTATTGGAGCCAAAAACCCATGGTTTGTGTGGAATTTATGATAggactttaattatttttcttattccttcCTTTGTTACCAGTCTattcatgttttctatttaagCTCGCACGagttttatataattttgcaGGAGgtcattcatttctgctctggtttATCTGATTTATTAGCACATAGAGAAGGTTATTGTTTCTCTGCAAATTTCTAAATCTTTCACATTTGTCATCTGATCTCCTGTCTCAGTACTAATGTAatgaatttgtgttttctctttttttagttaGCTAAacagttgttcatttttttcaaagacaaGATGTAGTATTTAATAGCTTTTTCTCTAGTTTATTTCTGGTTTTACGTTTACTACTTCCTCTGCCCACCATTTCTGGCTTCTGACATTCTTCCTATTAGAAAGCATCTAGGTGCAAGCTTAATTCATTATATTTGGCCTTCCTttctttcagacataaacacctAGAGTAATGTATCTTCCTCCAAGCACCACTTTGGCAACATACAACACTATTTTGTTATGTTCATATTTatgcttgttttgctttttaaaatgtctagGTTATTAGGATCTGCACTTCtgtcaaaatcaaggtgttatgTAAGAGAGCATGTTGGTAATTTCccttaattttttctcattttattgtaGTTTCACAAAATGCTTTCTTAgtacttttgtcttttaacattTACAAAGTATGTATCTAAGTCCAAGTATGTCATTTTTATGAATGATATGCACACATCTGTGAAGAAATCTTATCACTACCTTAAGAGCAAATAATGTGATTAGTTTGAAATCTATGctgtcatttttaattaaaataagagCAAGAGGACtgtgaaaaatgtatattttcattttaagattCTAATCTTGACTATGGGAATTCttccaaaggaaaatgaaatgctCTTAGTTAATTTCCTACTATTGCCACTTAAACATAAGAATGACAGACTAAACAAACTATTTTAATGTGTTAATTCTAACCAAATGTAGTAATTCTTGGTATTTAAACTCAGGAACATAGTAAGATCTCATTTTAGTAGAGTGAAAATACACCAGTGTTGCAATATGTACCTCTTCTATGGCCATAGGTCAAGGGAAATAAAATCCACatacttcttttcttataattgaCCAGCACTTTCCAATGTATATCCACTGGGTATTGATGGAGAGTAAGTGGGAAAAAAGGCTTCAGTGGTAAAATACATTTGGGTAATGCTAGGTTACACAAAGGATTTCTTACTGCAAAATCTCTTAGGTTCTTTATATACTAATGTACCTTATGAATCTCTAAAAGAGGGACATATGTTCTCAGGATTTGACCATGGATTCTTTCATTGTTCAGCATGTTGAAAGACTAATATTTTCATGGAATGCGCTCTGGGAAACACTATTGTAAGTAACAAAAGCAGCTCTCCAAAGGCAGGGCTGCTTGGCCTTTGGAAGCAGTTTCTCCAGGCAAGCACATATCTGAGCCTGGAGGAGGCTCAGTAAACTCAAGCTGGGACcacgtgaaaaaaaaaaaaaaaaaaattctcaccagAAGACTGGTGAGAAACGCCCAAGATGAAGGGGAAAGGAGTGAGAGGAATGTCCTGTGGTTGTTGTACAGATTTCAAAGGGTATTCATCCAAAGGCCAAAGCATAGACTGTCCCAAGTCAAACTTGACTTAACATAGCAAAGGAAGAAGAATGGCTTCATATTGTAAGAAATGTATCCTTTCTCCTTTGAGATTCACAACTATGCAATTatagtgctctctctctctcctcatcaCTGTCACCTTAGGCCTCACAGGCACCTTCTCATATTCACTGGGGGCTGTGGTACCTGACTCCCAAGTTTCCTCTTGGCCACAAGCCCCACCTTCACCCCAGGTGACTTCAACACACATGTGGACAACATATCCAACTTCCGGCCTCTGAGTTCCTTGCTCTCTTCATCTCCAAAGATATTCACCTTTACATACCCACTTTGACCACTAGAGTTTGTTCTCCCCTGGAACAGTTCAACTCTGAAATCTTAAATTGAAGCAGCCTACTTTCTGAGCACTGGTTTCCTCGGCCTTTTATTCTCACTCTTCTGGAACTTAGAAACTAGAAGAGTCAGGAGGCTATGAAGTCTCCATTAAGTCTATCAATCAGGCCACCCTTGTCTTCCATCTTAGATACCATGGTCCCTgacttcaataattatttttcgaATATTCTTAACAACTTTGcctcttctttccatttttcccacCTGGCAACCCCCTAACTCCAGATCAACATGGCAGAACATATGTCATGGAATCATATGGCCTGGCACTACTAGTTATATTGTCCAACCTCATTTGGGTCTTCAACGATGCTCAACAACATTATTGTGTACTAATACTATGTGTCCTAATCCAATTTCTTTCCCATTCCTCAATacagctcatttaatcctttcatcTGTTTCCTCAAGCTTGATTTTACTACCTGTCAAAATATAGCACCTGTTTAAATCCCCTTCATCTGCCATTCTGCAGATCCACATAACTATTTATTATTCTTAGAAGAAATCAGGTCTCTCTGGCCAGTGggactttgcacatgctgtttcctcttcATGGAACGCCTTTCTCCTGTGCTGGTAGAAAGTTACCTCCCCTTAAGCCTAGATAGCATCTCTCACAGAATGCTTTACCTTACACCCCGTCCCTTGCATCACCTTGCATCATGGTTTCCTCAAAATCCAACCATGTCAACCCATAAACTGCCAGACTCTCCTTGAAAGCAGGGACCATTCCTGTTCATTATTGGAGCCCGATACACAACGTAGAGTAGTTTAAGGCATAGTTCTCAACCCGTGTTTGATGAATGATTAAATATAGAGTCATTAAAACCTTTTAAAGAAAGCAGTGAGttgcaacctctaactcccaggttcaaacagttctcctgcctcagcctccccagtagctgggattacaggcacccatcctcatgcctggctaatttttgtatcgttgtagagatggggctttgccatgttggccaggctggtctcaaactcctgatctcaggtgatcctcccacctcagcctcccaaagtactgggattacacatgtaagCCACTGCAACCGACCTGTCAAGACAACTTCTGAGGTCTCTTTCTCCTTTTAACTGGGCAGAACCTTGATTGGAACTACTTCACATGAGCTCAGAtgaatggcagaaaaaaaaaaactgctcattcattctttttaaattgttaattcattactttatttttaaaaactctttaattCACTAAAATCATTTATCCTTGAGTCTTACTCTACTAGAGAGCAGTGCACAGTGAGACTGACTTTAGAAAGCCAAAGATAGATTTGGCCAGTCCTGCTGTCCTTTCTATTTGCAATGTCTTGTAGGTATTAGTGGGAGTGAAAGAGCCTACCTGCAATTTTAGAGTGGCTATAAATCCATTTGTTCCAGATTCTAGTATCCTGGGGCTGATCCTCACCTGTTTAGCTCCATAAGAAAGTGATGATTGTAAAAGTGACTGTCCAGGCAGGGTGTAGTCCACAGAAAGTGAAATGCTGCAAATTGCCTTAAAAACATTTTACTGTGGAGATCTGAATTGAAGGGTGATAGAGCAATTTGGTGTTGCTGAAAGAGATGATCATGTAAAAGCATAATATCTATGGTAATTCTTTTCAAAGCAGCATGGAGTGTGTCTTTGCTAATTTAGATCACATATCTGGTGTTGGTATCAATGATCAGTGCTTGGTTATGTGAGGCACCTACTGAATTTCTTGTGCTTGACACTAGGACAGTTACAGATTGCAAATATCTATACAACCTTAGTTTCCTGACTCTATGTGCCATGTTTCTGCAATGGGAGTCTTAGATGTTTAAAATGACTGATAGTATATGGAGGTGCTAAAAGCATCACTGCCAATTCCTAATATTTGGGGGCTCAAAGAATTGTTTTTACTTCCACTTTCATATCTGCACAGTGATCCACTCAACTGCTACCCTATGGGGGTTCTGTCTCTGTACGTCTTCATCAGTCCTATTAGCATGTTTGAGTCACAtgtcaaaatttcaaaataaaattaaataatgctaaaaaaagaaagtggtgagttaaatctaaaattatttagaaGAGCATGTTATACTTTAAAGGTATATAATCTCTTTTCTTCCCGCTTCAGATAGTTAACTTCTAATTACCTTTCAAGATTTAACAAGTGCTAACTCTTCCAAAAACCTCTCCCAGATCCCCAGGGCTACTCTTCAGGGCTACCCTTGCCCTCTGCACTAACATCACTCATTGTATTGTAATTATATGCTTACATGTTGGGCTTTCTATCTAAAGTATGAGTGttgttttttcaattatttttttttatttaaatagcttTTGGTGTACACGTGGCTTTTGGTTACGTGGATGAATtctatagtggtgaattctgagatattagtgcacctgtcacctgagtagtgtacactGTAACTAATGTATAGTTATTTATCCCTGCCCCGCCACCCTCCCCGTTCTGAGTCTCTAAAGTCCATTATAAGACTCTGTATGGCTTTTTCGCAACGGGTTTGCCGCCAGAACACAGGTGTCGTGAAAACTACCCCTAAAAGCcaaaatgggaaaggaaaagacTCATATCAACATTGTCGTCATTGGACACGTAGATTCCGGCAAGTCCACCACTACTGGCCATCTGATCTATAAATGCGGTGGCATCGACAAAAGAACCATTGAAAAATTTGAGAAGGAGGCTGCTGAGATGGGAAAGGGCTCCTTCAAGTATGCCTGGGTCTTGGATAAACTGAAAGCTGAGCGTGAACGTGGTATCACCATTGATATCTCCTTgtggaaatttgagaccagcaagTACTATGTGACTATCATTGATGCCCCAGGACACAGAGACTTCATCAAAAACATGATTACAGGGACATCTCAGGCTGACTGTGCTGTCCTGATTGTTGCTGCTGGTGTTGGTGAATTTGAAGCTGGTATCTCCAAGAATGGGCAGACCCGAGAGCATGCCCTTCTGGCTTACACACTGGGTGTGAAACAACTAATTGTCGGTGTTAACAAAATGGATTCCACTGAGCCACCCTACAGCCAGAAGAGATATGAGGAAATTGTTAAGGAAGTCAGCACTTACATTAAGAAAATTGGCTACAACCCCGACACAGTAGCATTTGTGCCAATTTCTGGTTGGAATGGTGACAACATGCTGGAGCCAAGTGCTAACATGCCTTGGTTCAAGGGATGGAAAGTCACCCGTAAGGATGGCAATGCCAGTGGAACCACGCTGCTTGAGGCTCTGGACTGCATCCTACCACCAACTCGTCCAACTGACAAGCCCTTGCGCCTGCCTCTCCAGGATGTCTACAAAATTGGTGGTATTGGTACTGTTCCTGTTGGCCGAGTGGAGACTGGTGTTCTCAAACCCGGTATGgtggtcacctttgctccagtcaaCATTACAACGGAAGTAAAATCTGTCGAAATGCACCATGAAGCTTTGAGTGAAGCTCTTCCTGGGGACAATGTGGGCTTCAATGTCAAGAATGTGTCTGTCAAGGATGTTCGTCGTGGCAACGTTGCTGGTGACAGCAAAAATGACCCACCAATGGAAGCAGCTGGCTTCACTGCTCAGGTGATTATCCTGAACCATCCAGGCCAAATAAGCGCCGGCTATGCCCCTGTATTGGATTGCCACATGGCTCACATTGCATGCAAGTTTGCTGAGCTGAAGGAAAAGATTGATCGCCGTTCTGGTAAAAAGCTGGAAGAGGGCCCTAAATTCTTGAAGTCTGGTGATGCTGCCATTGTTGATATGGTTCCTGGCAAGCCCATGTGTGTTGAGAGCTTCTCAGACTATCCACCTTTGGGTCGCTTTGCTGTTCGTGATATGAGACAGACAGTTGCGGTGGGTGTCATCAAAGCAGTGGACAAGAAGGCTGCTGGAGCTGGCAAGGTCACCAAGTCTGCCCAGAAAGCTCAGAAGGCTAAATGAATATTATCCCTAATACCTGCCACCTCACTCTTAATCAGTGGTGGAAGAACGGTCTCAGAACTGTTTGTTTCAATTGGCCATTTAAGTTTAGTAGTAAAAGACTGGTTAATGATAACAATGCATCGTAAAACcttcagaaggaaaggagaatgttTTGTGGAccactttggttttcttttttgcgTGTGGCAGTTTTAAGTTATTAGTTTTTAAGATCAGtactttttaatggaaacaaCTTGACCAAAAATTTGTCACAGAATTTTGAGACCcattaaaaaagttaaatgagaaaaaaaaaaaaaaaaaaaagactctgtatgcctttgcagtAAAGTGTGAGTGTTCTGAAGGGCAACACATGTGTTCTACATTTAAATCTATATCAATGTGTTAGGTTCTCAAGATCAAGCCCAGGTTCAATAATCTGCTAGGAAGACTCAGTGGATTTAACAAATTGTTGCACTCACAACTATAATTTATTACAACAAAAGGATACAAAGCAAAACCAGCCTAGGGAAAAAGCACATGAGGTAAAGTCCAGGAAGAACCAGGTGAGAGCCTCCAAGAGTCCTCTCCCAGTAAAGTCACATAAAACATACTAAATTCTCACAGCAACAAGTTGTGACAACACATGGGAAATGTCATCTACTAGGGAAGCTCATTAGACTCAGTGCCAAGGGTTTTTGGAGAGAGTTGGTCATGTAGACACTTTCTGCCAAGCACATACCAAAATGTCAAaaaccccagaggaaagcaggTGTTTGGTAAAAATGACAGTGTTTGTACAAATGGCTTACGCACCAAGAGACACTTTATCAATTAAAGAATGGTGGAAACCCTCCTGAAAGACGAATTCCCAGATGCCAGCCAAGGCCCAACCATGTC
It encodes:
- the LOC739210 gene encoding putative elongation factor 1-alpha-like 3 gives rise to the protein MGKEKTHINIVVIGHVDSGKSTTTGHLIYKCGGIDKRTIEKFEKEAAEMGKGSFKYAWVLDKLKAERERGITIDISLWKFETSKYYVTIIDAPGHRDFIKNMITGTSQADCAVLIVAAGVGEFEAGISKNGQTREHALLAYTLGVKQLIVGVNKMDSTEPPYSQKRYEEIVKEVSTYIKKIGYNPDTVAFVPISGWNGDNMLEPSANMPWFKGWKVTRKDGNASGTTLLEALDCILPPTRPTDKPLRLPLQDVYKIGGIGTVPVGRVETGVLKPGMVVTFAPVNITTEVKSVEMHHEALSEALPGDNVGFNVKNVSVKDVRRGNVAGDSKNDPPMEAAGFTAQVIILNHPGQISAGYAPVLDCHMAHIACKFAELKEKIDRRSGKKLEEGPKFLKSGDAAIVDMVPGKPMCVESFSDYPPLGRFAVRDMRQTVAVGVIKAVDKKAAGAGKVTKSAQKAQKAK